A single window of Eucalyptus grandis isolate ANBG69807.140 chromosome 1, ASM1654582v1, whole genome shotgun sequence DNA harbors:
- the LOC104438087 gene encoding uncharacterized protein LOC104438087 — translation MAGGVNRKISAASARSHTRRAKQGSPLVLPSGSFTKLLAVLFVGILALAYQAIQPGAPRIPGTPGGPPVTAPRIKLRDGRHLAYKEHGKPKDVAKYKIVFVHGFDSCRHDAVVADTLSQEIIDDLGIYIVSFDRPGYGESDPDPKRTPKSISLDIKELADKLGLGSRFYVIGFSMGGQVVWGCLKYIPHRLAGAVLLAPVVNYWWPGFPANLSNEAYYQQFRQDQWTLRVAHYTSWLTYWWNTQKWFPASSVAAHHPDILSPPDKAILSKLPLRRPYEAQVRQQGDYETLHRDMMIGFGTWEFDPMDLENPFPNGEGSVHLWQGDDDLLVPVMLQRFIAHRLPWIKYHELPQAGHVFPLAEGMCNAIVKTLLVGEATAFA, via the exons ATGGCGGGAGGCGTGAACAGGAAGATTTCTGCTGCATCAGCGAGGTCTCACACCAGAAGGGCTAAGCAGGGCTCTCCTCTTGTGCTGCCTTCAG GGAGTTTCACCAAATTGTTGGCGGTTTTATTTGTTGGAATTCTTGCATTGGCGTATCAAGCAATCCAACCTGGTGCACCGAGGATACCGGGAACTCCAGGTGGTCCCCCTGTTACAGCACCGAGGATAAAGCTTAGAGATGGAAGACATTTAGCATACAAAGAACACGGCAAGCCAAAGGACGTAGCAAAGTATAAAATTGTATTCGTCCATGGTTTTGATTCTTGTCGGCATGATGCTGTTGTGGCCGACACTTTATCTCAG GAAATTATTGATGACTTGGGTATATACATTGTGTCCTTTGATCGACCTGGTTATGGTGAGAGCGACCCTGACCCAAAACGAACACCAAAGAGCATCTCATTAGACATAAAAGAGCTTGCGGATAAATTGGGTCTAGGCTCGAGATTTTACGTGATTGGATTTTCCATGGGAGGGCAGGTGGTGTGGGGCTGCCTCAAATACATTCCTCACAG GCTAGCAGGAGCAGTCCTTCTGGCTCCGGTCGTCAACTACTGGTGGCCTGGCTTTCCAGCAAACCTGTCGAATGAAGCATACTACCAACAGTTTCGGCAAGATCAATGGACTCTCCGGGTTGCTCATTACACTTCCTGGCTTACCTATTGGTGGAACACTCAAAAATGGTTTCCTGCTTCTAGTGTTGCAGCTCATCATCCTGATATTCTTTCTCCTCCCGACAAGGCAATCCTTTCCAAGCTTCCCCTGAGACGACCATATGAG GCACAGGTAAGACAGCAAGGAGACTATGAGACTCTCCACCGAGACATGATGATTGGGTTCGGTACCTGGGAGTTCGATCCGATGGATTTGGAAAACCCATTTCCCAATGGTGAAGGTTCCGTACATTTATGGCAGGGCGATGATGATTTGCTTGTGCCTGTCATGCTGCAGCGTTTCATCGCCCACCGGCTTCCCTGGATTAAGTATCACGAGCTGCCCCAGGCTGGTCACGTGTTTCCTCTTGCCGAGGGCATGTGCAATGCTATAGTCAAGACACTTCTAGTTGGGGAAGCCACCGCATTTGCGTAA